Proteins from a genomic interval of Croceicoccus naphthovorans:
- a CDS encoding prolyl oligopeptidase family serine peptidase, which produces MSTLNATQDPYVWLEETTSDRALAWVEETNAPTLATLKGDPRYQTLYDEAFAIASSQDRIAWPSFRKGELYNFWTDAQNLRGLWRKTTLDSYRSGKPEWTTILDIDALGNAEGKSWVYKGVNCLEPEERLCMLSLSDGGKDAVTVREFDIATRSFVDGGFMIPEGKNQISWEDADSLLVGTDFAGDGSDLTESGYPMVVKRLKRGQAMADATEVFRGEKSDVAAAGSVMRDHEGHTLTVFSRAIDFFHTTYHVETPRGLLPLALPQQSEVRGLMANRLIMKLSEDWTANGTAFPSGSVLSIDREALLADPANLKPTLVWQPGPSQAYEAMASTRDRLLISGLDNVRGKIWAFAPKADGGWTQQAIDLPDNQTLSLISADEDSNRFFISAAGFLNPNQLILADAETGKSEVLRTMPAMFDSTGLVVEQKFATSSDGTKIPYFLVHREDVPMNGTTPTILYGYGGFEVSMTPSYSAQAGKLWLENGGAWVLANIRGGGEFGPAWHQSVLGTKRQLAFDDFAAVGEDLIASGLTSPKHLGIMGGSNGGLLTGVEMTQRPDLWNAVSIQVPLLDMIRLSKIGAGASWQGEYGFVNEDPDAMAFWLERSPYHALKPGVDYPVPFITTSTADDRTHPSHARKFAARMAELNLPFYYFENTEGGHAAGADPKQDAQYWALQYTYMLRQLKGAAEGE; this is translated from the coding sequence GTGTCCACCCTGAACGCCACGCAAGACCCCTACGTCTGGCTGGAGGAAACGACTTCGGACCGCGCGCTGGCGTGGGTCGAGGAAACCAACGCCCCGACGTTGGCCACGCTGAAAGGCGATCCGCGCTATCAGACGCTTTACGACGAGGCTTTCGCGATTGCCTCTTCGCAGGATCGCATCGCATGGCCCAGCTTCCGCAAGGGCGAGCTTTATAATTTCTGGACCGATGCGCAGAACCTGCGCGGGCTGTGGCGCAAGACAACGCTCGACAGCTATCGCAGCGGCAAGCCCGAATGGACGACGATCCTCGACATAGACGCGCTGGGTAATGCCGAGGGTAAATCCTGGGTCTACAAGGGCGTGAACTGCCTTGAGCCCGAAGAGCGCCTTTGCATGCTCAGCCTGTCCGACGGCGGCAAGGACGCGGTGACGGTGCGCGAATTCGACATCGCCACGCGCAGCTTCGTCGATGGCGGGTTCATGATTCCAGAGGGCAAGAACCAGATATCGTGGGAAGACGCCGACAGCCTTCTGGTCGGCACCGACTTCGCGGGCGACGGGTCCGACTTGACCGAATCCGGCTACCCGATGGTTGTAAAGCGGTTGAAGCGCGGTCAGGCGATGGCCGACGCGACCGAGGTGTTCCGCGGCGAGAAGAGCGATGTCGCGGCCGCTGGCTCTGTCATGCGCGATCATGAGGGGCACACGCTGACCGTGTTCTCGCGCGCGATCGACTTTTTCCACACCACCTATCACGTCGAAACGCCGCGCGGTCTTCTCCCGCTTGCCCTGCCGCAGCAGAGCGAAGTTCGCGGATTGATGGCGAACCGGCTGATCATGAAGCTGTCCGAAGACTGGACCGCGAACGGTACCGCCTTCCCCTCCGGCTCTGTCCTGTCGATCGATCGCGAGGCACTGTTGGCCGACCCGGCGAACCTGAAGCCGACACTCGTCTGGCAACCGGGGCCGAGCCAAGCCTACGAAGCGATGGCTTCGACCCGGGACCGGCTGTTGATTTCGGGCCTGGACAACGTGCGCGGCAAGATCTGGGCCTTTGCGCCCAAGGCCGACGGCGGCTGGACGCAGCAGGCGATCGACCTGCCCGACAACCAGACCCTGTCGCTGATCTCTGCGGACGAGGACAGCAACAGGTTCTTCATCAGCGCGGCGGGTTTCCTCAATCCCAACCAGCTGATTCTGGCCGATGCCGAAACCGGCAAGTCCGAAGTGCTGCGCACGATGCCCGCGATGTTCGACAGCACCGGGCTGGTCGTCGAACAGAAGTTCGCGACGTCGAGCGACGGCACGAAGATTCCCTACTTCCTCGTTCATCGTGAGGACGTGCCGATGAACGGCACGACGCCGACGATCCTCTATGGCTATGGCGGGTTCGAGGTCAGCATGACCCCAAGCTACAGCGCGCAGGCGGGCAAGCTCTGGCTGGAAAACGGCGGCGCATGGGTGCTGGCCAACATTCGCGGTGGGGGTGAGTTCGGCCCGGCATGGCACCAGTCCGTGCTCGGCACCAAACGCCAGCTGGCCTTTGACGATTTCGCCGCGGTGGGCGAGGACCTGATCGCCAGCGGACTGACCAGCCCGAAGCATCTGGGCATTATGGGCGGATCGAATGGCGGCTTGCTGACCGGTGTAGAGATGACCCAGCGTCCCGACTTGTGGAACGCGGTGTCGATCCAGGTGCCGCTGCTCGACATGATCCGCCTCAGCAAGATCGGCGCGGGCGCATCGTGGCAGGGCGAATACGGCTTTGTGAACGAAGACCCCGACGCGATGGCTTTTTGGCTGGAACGGTCGCCATATCATGCGCTGAAGCCCGGCGTGGACTATCCGGTGCCCTTCATCACGACCTCCACCGCCGACGACCGCACGCACCCATCGCACGCCCGTAAGTTCGCGGCGCGCATGGCTGAGCTGAATCTGCCGTTCTACTACTTCGAGAATACTGAGGGCGGGCACGCCGCCGGGGCCGATCCGAAGCAGGACGCGCAGTACTGGGCGCTGCAATACACCTATATGCTGCGCCAGCTGAAGGGCGCGGCAGAGGGGGAGTAA
- a CDS encoding aspartate carbamoyltransferase catalytic subunit codes for MTGTAPSPSSRYPAGGAAFPHKDLTGISELAPWQILYLLDEAEQWVTLNRQPTKHVDALAGLTIINAFFENSTRTLLSFEIAGKRLGADVVNMHAAQSSVKKGETLIDTATTLNAMRADAIVIRHASSGAVRLIADKVDCPVLNAGDGRHEHPTQALLDALTMRQWLRGRGLEEFNGLKVAICGDILHSRVARSNMLLLSALGAEVRVCAPPALMPAAIERMRVTPFLNFDEAIDGVDVVMMLRLQNERMSGPFIPSAREYRHLYGLTLERLARAAPHALVMHPGPMNRGVEIDSNVADMIERSAITRQVEMGVAIRMACLDVLTRRARRVDGWALS; via the coding sequence ATGACCGGCACGGCACCCTCTCCTTCCTCCCGCTATCCCGCCGGGGGCGCGGCTTTCCCGCACAAGGACCTGACCGGTATTTCCGAACTGGCCCCGTGGCAGATCCTGTACCTGCTGGACGAGGCGGAGCAGTGGGTCACGCTGAACCGCCAGCCGACCAAGCATGTCGATGCGCTGGCGGGCCTGACCATCATCAACGCCTTTTTCGAGAACAGCACCCGCACGCTGCTGTCGTTCGAGATCGCGGGCAAGCGGCTGGGCGCGGATGTCGTCAACATGCATGCCGCGCAGTCGAGCGTGAAGAAAGGCGAGACCCTGATCGACACGGCGACGACGCTGAACGCGATGCGCGCCGATGCCATCGTGATCCGGCACGCAAGTTCGGGCGCGGTGCGGCTGATCGCCGACAAGGTCGATTGCCCGGTGCTGAATGCGGGCGACGGGCGGCACGAGCATCCGACGCAGGCGCTGCTCGATGCGCTGACCATGCGGCAATGGCTGCGTGGGCGGGGGCTAGAGGAATTTAACGGGCTTAAAGTGGCGATCTGCGGCGATATCCTGCACAGCCGGGTGGCGCGGTCGAACATGCTGCTGCTGTCGGCGCTGGGCGCGGAAGTTCGCGTTTGTGCGCCGCCCGCGCTGATGCCTGCCGCAATCGAGCGGATGCGGGTCACGCCCTTCCTGAACTTCGACGAGGCGATCGACGGTGTCGACGTGGTCATGATGCTGCGGCTTCAGAATGAACGGATGAGCGGTCCTTTCATCCCTTCGGCGCGCGAATATCGCCACCTTTACGGGCTGACGCTGGAACGGCTGGCCCGCGCCGCCCCGCATGCGCTGGTCATGCATCCGGGGCCGATGAACCGGGGTGTCGAGATCGATTCCAACGTCGCCGACATGATCGAACGAAGCGCCATCACCCGGCAGGTGGAAATGGGCGTTGCGATCCGCATGGCCTGCCTTGACGTGCTGACCCGCCGCGCGCGCCGCGTCGACGGATGGGCGCTGTCATGA
- the rplT gene encoding 50S ribosomal protein L20 encodes MARVKRGVTTRAKHKRLLDQAKGYRGRRKNTIRVARQAVEKAGQYAYRDRKVKKRNFRALWIQRINAAVRAEGLTYSQFMHGAKLAGIELDRKVMADLAMNEGAAFGAIIAQAKKALPA; translated from the coding sequence ATGGCACGCGTCAAAAGGGGTGTAACCACCCGCGCAAAGCACAAGCGGCTTCTGGATCAGGCGAAGGGCTATCGCGGCCGTCGCAAGAACACGATCCGCGTCGCCCGTCAGGCCGTCGAAAAGGCCGGTCAGTACGCCTATCGCGACCGCAAGGTTAAGAAGCGCAACTTCCGCGCCCTGTGGATTCAGCGCATCAACGCCGCTGTCCGCGCCGAAGGCCTGACCTATTCGCAGTTCATGCACGGCGCCAAGCTGGCCGGGATCGAGCTGGACCGCAAGGTCATGGCCGACCTCGCGATGAACGAAGGCGCCGCATTCGGCGCGATCATCGCCCAGGCGAAGAAGGCTCTGCCGGCCTAA
- a CDS encoding mechanosensitive ion channel family protein, which translates to MDKLNALFFEQTDWMQALIGIVAIAIAALAANFVLKKVILRAAAPFLDTRSLTADKAAARLANVVPLMIISVGIELVRHLPEAAVIVVHNVCSALIVLSVAFAISGALNYVNELYARRPEAKDRPIKGYVQLFKIIVYGGAAILAIATLMDRSPLLLLSGLGAMAAVLMLVFKDTILSLVASVQLSTNDMLRVGDWIEMPQLNADGDVIDIALHTVKVQNFDKTITTIPTHKLISESYRNWRGMRQAGGRRIKRAINLDQNSIGFLEEDELARLRRFRLMGDYLAKKDEELRAWNSKALSGDCDRVNARRITNVGSFRAYVAAYLKAHPRITDRMTMLVRQLSPTAQGLPLEIYCFTDTIAWAEYEAIQSDLFDHLLAILPEFGLRLYQEPSGLDLRGLALNPSS; encoded by the coding sequence ATGGACAAGTTGAACGCCCTTTTCTTCGAACAGACCGACTGGATGCAGGCGCTGATCGGGATCGTCGCAATCGCGATTGCCGCGCTGGCCGCGAACTTCGTGCTGAAGAAAGTGATCCTGCGCGCCGCCGCGCCGTTTCTCGATACCCGCAGCCTGACCGCAGACAAGGCCGCCGCGCGTCTGGCCAATGTCGTGCCGCTGATGATTATCTCGGTCGGCATCGAGCTCGTCCGCCATTTGCCAGAGGCGGCGGTCATCGTCGTGCACAACGTGTGCAGTGCGCTGATTGTCCTGTCGGTCGCCTTCGCGATCTCTGGCGCATTGAACTATGTGAACGAACTCTACGCCCGCCGGCCAGAGGCGAAGGACCGTCCGATCAAGGGCTATGTCCAGCTGTTCAAGATCATCGTCTATGGCGGCGCGGCGATCCTTGCCATCGCGACGCTGATGGACCGCTCGCCGCTGCTGTTGCTTTCTGGCCTCGGCGCGATGGCGGCGGTGCTGATGCTGGTGTTCAAGGACACGATTCTGTCGCTCGTCGCGTCGGTCCAGTTGTCCACCAACGACATGCTGCGCGTCGGCGACTGGATCGAGATGCCGCAGTTGAATGCCGATGGCGACGTGATCGACATCGCGTTGCACACGGTAAAGGTGCAAAACTTCGACAAGACGATCACCACGATCCCTACGCACAAGCTGATCAGCGAATCCTATCGCAACTGGCGCGGCATGCGGCAGGCTGGCGGGCGGCGGATCAAGCGGGCGATCAATCTTGACCAGAATTCCATCGGGTTTCTGGAAGAGGACGAACTGGCCCGCCTGCGCCGGTTCCGCCTGATGGGCGATTATCTTGCGAAAAAGGACGAGGAACTGCGCGCGTGGAACAGCAAGGCGCTGTCCGGCGATTGCGACCGGGTGAACGCGCGGCGGATCACCAACGTCGGATCTTTCCGCGCCTATGTCGCGGCCTATCTGAAGGCACACCCGCGCATTACCGACAGGATGACGATGCTGGTCCGCCAGTTGTCGCCCACGGCGCAGGGCCTGCCGCTGGAAATCTATTGTTTCACCGACACCATCGCATGGGCCGAGTACGAGGCGATCCAGTCCGACCTGTTCGACCACTTGCTGGCTATCCTGCCCGAATTCGGCCTGCGCCTGTACCAAGAGCCAAGCGGGCTGGACCTGCGCGGCCTTGCGCTCAATCCATCGTCCTGA
- the hisN gene encoding histidinol-phosphatase — protein sequence MNLTDDIALAARLADAAGAAIRPHFRTALDSDRKGDATPVTIADREAEKAMRAILGTERPGDGIIGEEFGNERSGASRQWVLDPIDGTAGFLAGRPIFGTLIALMVDGWPLVGIIDQPISGERWVGAMGMPTLFNGAETRTRPCRELSGATLATTGPHYFDDHQGEHFMALAAQTDHKRMVMGGDCYNYAMLASGQLDVVCEAGLKLYDFAALIPVVEGAGGTMADWNGDPLNADSDGHVIALGDPARLEDVVEALTCHH from the coding sequence ATGAACCTGACCGACGACATTGCCCTAGCCGCCCGCCTTGCCGATGCGGCGGGGGCGGCGATCCGCCCGCATTTCCGCACCGCGCTGGACAGCGACCGCAAGGGCGACGCCACGCCCGTGACCATCGCCGACCGAGAGGCGGAGAAGGCGATGCGCGCGATCCTTGGCACCGAACGGCCCGGCGACGGCATCATCGGCGAGGAATTCGGTAACGAGCGCAGCGGGGCCAGCCGCCAGTGGGTGCTCGACCCCATCGATGGCACAGCGGGCTTTCTGGCGGGCCGCCCGATATTCGGCACCCTGATCGCGTTGATGGTCGATGGCTGGCCGTTGGTCGGGATCATCGATCAGCCGATCAGCGGCGAACGCTGGGTCGGGGCGATGGGCATGCCCACGCTGTTCAACGGCGCGGAAACGCGCACACGCCCCTGTCGCGAACTGTCGGGCGCGACGCTGGCCACGACCGGGCCGCACTATTTCGACGATCACCAAGGCGAGCACTTCATGGCGCTGGCCGCGCAGACCGATCACAAACGGATGGTGATGGGCGGCGACTGTTATAACTACGCAATGCTCGCATCGGGGCAGCTGGACGTGGTGTGCGAGGCGGGGCTGAAACTCTATGATTTCGCCGCCCTGATCCCGGTGGTCGAGGGTGCGGGCGGCACGATGGCGGACTGGAACGGCGATCCGCTGAACGCCGACAGCGACGGCCATGTCATCGCGCTGGGCGATCCGGCGCGGCTGGAGGACGTGGTTGAGGCGCTGACCTGCCACCACTGA
- a CDS encoding ribose-phosphate pyrophosphokinase: MKIMSANANLPLARAIAGYLEQPLTDASVRRFADEEVFVEIHENVRGEDVFIVQSTSFPANDNLMELLICIDALKRASAKRITAVIPYFGYARQDRKPGPRTPISAKLVANLITTAGADRVLAVDLHAGQIQGFFDIPTDNLYAAPAMAADIQALYGDQDLMVVSPDVGGVVRARALAKRLDNAPLAIVDKRRDRPGESEVMNIIGDVKGRHCILIDDIIDSGGTLCNAAQALLDEGAKSVVAYITHGVLSGGAVAKVSNSALTELVISDTILPTEAAKESDKIRVLSIATLIGEAIRRIADESSVSSLFD; encoded by the coding sequence ATGAAGATCATGTCGGCCAATGCGAACCTGCCGCTGGCGCGGGCCATCGCGGGCTATCTCGAACAGCCGCTTACCGACGCCAGCGTGCGCCGTTTCGCGGACGAGGAAGTCTTCGTCGAAATCCATGAGAACGTGCGCGGCGAGGATGTGTTCATCGTCCAGTCGACCAGCTTTCCGGCCAACGACAACCTGATGGAACTGCTGATCTGTATCGATGCGCTAAAGCGCGCGTCGGCCAAGCGGATCACGGCGGTCATCCCGTATTTCGGTTATGCGCGTCAGGACCGGAAGCCCGGACCGCGCACGCCGATTTCGGCCAAGCTGGTCGCCAACCTGATCACCACGGCGGGGGCCGACCGCGTTCTGGCCGTCGACCTGCACGCCGGGCAGATCCAGGGCTTCTTCGATATTCCGACCGACAACCTCTATGCCGCGCCCGCGATGGCGGCAGACATTCAGGCGCTCTATGGCGATCAGGACCTGATGGTCGTATCGCCCGACGTCGGCGGCGTGGTTCGCGCCCGCGCGCTGGCCAAGCGGCTGGACAATGCGCCGCTGGCCATCGTCGACAAGCGCCGCGACCGCCCCGGCGAGTCTGAGGTGATGAACATCATCGGCGACGTAAAGGGCCGCCACTGCATCCTCATCGACGACATCATCGATTCGGGCGGCACACTGTGCAACGCGGCGCAGGCCCTGCTGGACGAAGGTGCCAAGTCGGTCGTCGCCTATATCACCCACGGCGTGCTTTCGGGCGGCGCGGTGGCCAAGGTGTCGAACTCGGCCCTGACCGAACTCGTCATCTCCGACACGATCCTGCCGACCGAGGCGGCGAAGGAATCGGACAAGATCCGCGTCCTTTCCATCGCGACGCTGATCGGTGAAGCGATCCGGCGTATTGCCGACGAAAGCTCTGTTTCTTCGTTGTTTGACTAA
- the rpmI gene encoding 50S ribosomal protein L35 has product MPKLKTKSGVKKRFKLTATGKVKHGVAGKRHRLISHNGKYIRQNRGTTVISDADAKTIKKWAPYGLN; this is encoded by the coding sequence ATGCCCAAACTGAAGACGAAGAGCGGCGTTAAAAAGCGCTTCAAGCTCACCGCCACCGGCAAGGTCAAGCACGGCGTCGCCGGCAAGCGCCACCGCCTCATCAGCCACAACGGCAAGTACATCCGCCAGAACCGCGGCACCACCGTGATCAGCGACGCAGACGCGAAGACGATCAAGAAGTGGGCGCCCTACGGGCTGAACTGA
- a CDS encoding gamma-glutamylcyclotransferase family protein, whose amino-acid sequence MTMQLFLYGTLMGEADTAKGRWLHERVSQVQPATVPGVIYAIPSTQGWYPALLRGPGRVRGVVAECALERRDVARLDRYEGHEYRRKAMRARTADGTTVAQAWIWRGPLPKGAVAIADGDFLGWLANSGNAILNGRNGF is encoded by the coding sequence ATGACGATGCAGCTTTTCCTCTACGGTACGCTGATGGGCGAGGCGGATACCGCGAAAGGCCGCTGGCTGCATGAGCGTGTGTCGCAAGTGCAGCCCGCCACGGTGCCGGGCGTGATCTATGCGATTCCCTCGACGCAAGGCTGGTACCCCGCGTTGCTGCGCGGGCCGGGCCGGGTGCGCGGCGTGGTGGCGGAGTGCGCGCTGGAACGGCGCGACGTGGCTCGGCTCGACCGGTACGAGGGGCACGAATACCGGCGCAAGGCGATGCGCGCGCGGACTGCGGACGGCACCACCGTGGCGCAGGCGTGGATCTGGCGCGGGCCGCTGCCAAAAGGCGCGGTGGCGATTGCCGATGGCGATTTTCTCGGTTGGCTGGCGAATAGCGGAAATGCGATCCTGAACGGTCGCAACGGGTTCTGA
- a CDS encoding cupin domain-containing protein, with product MRIAVLSFMLAIFAVPAQAHEGHDMPPGSNEMLRAPVAAAPELEVIISDVIIPAGVQVPRHYHPGEEFLYVIEGSATQVEEGKPDQVLGTGQSYVIAPRAIHEPIGGPEGARAIVFRVHVKGQPERILVPCDNEADAAE from the coding sequence ATGCGCATCGCTGTCCTGTCATTCATGCTGGCGATCTTCGCCGTGCCTGCACAGGCGCACGAAGGGCACGACATGCCACCCGGTTCGAACGAGATGTTGCGTGCGCCCGTCGCTGCAGCGCCGGAACTGGAAGTCATCATCTCCGACGTCATCATTCCGGCTGGCGTGCAGGTTCCGCGCCATTATCATCCGGGCGAGGAATTTCTCTACGTGATAGAGGGCAGCGCGACGCAGGTTGAGGAAGGCAAGCCCGATCAGGTTTTGGGCACTGGCCAGAGCTATGTGATCGCCCCGCGCGCGATCCATGAACCCATCGGCGGGCCGGAAGGAGCGCGCGCTATCGTCTTTCGCGTTCACGTCAAGGGCCAGCCCGAACGCATCCTCGTGCCGTGCGATAATGAAGCCGATGCGGCGGAGTAA
- a CDS encoding YbjQ family protein translates to MASPWGNSDGGIIVTTTPSVEGSEIAQYHGIVTGEVIVGANLFRDLFASITDLVGGRSGKYEEVLARARREAIAEMKEEATKLGGNAVVGVDLDYEVLGQNGSMLMVSCSGTAVSLR, encoded by the coding sequence ATGGCCAGCCCCTGGGGCAACAGCGACGGTGGCATCATCGTCACCACCACGCCTTCGGTAGAGGGTAGCGAGATCGCGCAATATCACGGCATCGTGACGGGCGAGGTTATCGTCGGCGCGAACCTGTTCCGCGATCTCTTCGCCTCGATCACCGACCTCGTCGGCGGGCGTTCTGGCAAGTACGAGGAAGTGCTGGCCCGCGCCCGGCGCGAAGCGATTGCCGAGATGAAGGAAGAGGCGACGAAGCTGGGCGGCAATGCCGTCGTCGGTGTCGACCTCGACTACGAAGTGCTGGGCCAGAACGGCTCGATGCTGATGGTCAGCTGCTCCGGCACGGCGGTTTCGCTGCGCTGA
- a CDS encoding dihydroorotase — MRPLPPLTITGGRLLTGSGEPCSGTIRCEGDRIVAVGDVTAQDGDRTYDAKGKLVMPGLIDLGVFEIDKPAFHFGGVTRAALMPDQNPPLDYPARVRFAASYGKPDFWVHPIAAATKGMEGNELPELGMMQQAGARAVSSGRKWIGDSGVMLRVLQYAAMLGLPFIAHAEDAGLAGDAVATDGEIATRLGLSSAPAEAEALAVTRDIALAEIAGAHLHIRQVTTAGALDIVRAAKDRGARVTCGVTPAHFMLSDIAVNGFLTFARLSPPLRAESDRQAVLAALSDGTIDVIASGHDPRGPEDKRLPFADAAPGMAGAETLLPLTLGLVRDGVIDLPRACELLCANPAAILGVPAGKLEAGLEADIAIVDADKPWIVSSDRMAAQAGNTPFDKQPVQGRAIALFKGGMEIED, encoded by the coding sequence ATGAGGCCGCTGCCACCCCTGACCATCACCGGCGGCAGGTTGCTGACCGGCAGCGGCGAACCTTGCTCGGGCACGATCCGCTGCGAAGGGGACCGCATCGTCGCTGTGGGCGATGTCACCGCGCAGGATGGCGACCGCACTTACGATGCCAAGGGCAAGCTGGTCATGCCCGGCCTGATCGATCTTGGCGTGTTCGAGATCGACAAGCCCGCCTTCCACTTCGGCGGCGTGACCCGCGCCGCGCTGATGCCCGACCAGAATCCGCCGCTGGACTATCCGGCGCGCGTCCGTTTCGCGGCTAGTTACGGAAAGCCCGATTTCTGGGTTCACCCCATCGCCGCGGCGACCAAGGGGATGGAGGGCAACGAATTGCCCGAACTGGGCATGATGCAGCAAGCGGGCGCGCGGGCGGTGTCTTCGGGCCGCAAGTGGATCGGCGATTCGGGCGTCATGCTACGCGTGCTGCAATACGCGGCGATGCTGGGCCTGCCTTTCATCGCCCATGCCGAAGATGCAGGGTTGGCGGGCGACGCGGTGGCCACCGATGGCGAAATCGCGACCCGGCTTGGCCTGTCCAGCGCCCCTGCCGAGGCTGAGGCGCTGGCCGTGACGCGCGACATTGCTCTGGCAGAGATTGCCGGAGCGCACCTGCATATCCGGCAGGTTACGACGGCCGGTGCACTCGACATCGTGCGCGCGGCCAAGGACCGCGGTGCGCGCGTGACTTGCGGCGTGACGCCTGCGCACTTCATGCTCTCCGACATCGCGGTCAACGGGTTCCTGACTTTCGCCCGCCTCTCGCCCCCCTTGCGGGCGGAGAGCGACCGTCAGGCGGTGCTGGCCGCGCTGTCCGACGGGACCATCGATGTTATTGCATCCGGCCACGATCCGCGCGGGCCGGAGGACAAGCGGTTGCCCTTCGCCGATGCCGCGCCGGGCATGGCCGGGGCCGAAACGCTGCTGCCGCTGACGCTGGGCCTTGTCCGCGACGGCGTGATCGACCTGCCGCGTGCTTGCGAATTGCTCTGCGCCAATCCCGCCGCGATCCTTGGCGTCCCGGCCGGCAAGCTGGAGGCCGGGCTGGAAGCCGACATCGCCATCGTCGATGCGGACAAACCGTGGATCGTCAGTTCGGACCGCATGGCCGCGCAGGCCGGGAACACCCCGTTCGACAAGCAGCCTGTGCAAGGCCGCGCCATCGCCCTGTTCAAGGGCGGGATGGAGATCGAGGACTAG
- a CDS encoding DUF3597 domain-containing protein encodes MGIFSSIRDKIFGKKKQHDVEIKVDGQTVGRDGHVKPTPPGGMPSPTATTTNAGVMDDVDVEARLAEMDGADRLNWRTSIVDLMKLVGIDSSYENRKELATELGDNDYSGKAEENIALHRRVMQALANNGGKVPASMLD; translated from the coding sequence ATGGGTATTTTCAGCAGCATTCGCGACAAGATCTTCGGCAAGAAGAAACAGCACGACGTAGAGATAAAGGTCGACGGCCAGACCGTGGGACGCGACGGGCACGTCAAACCGACCCCGCCGGGCGGCATGCCGTCGCCCACCGCCACCACGACCAATGCGGGCGTGATGGATGACGTGGATGTGGAGGCGCGGCTGGCGGAGATGGACGGGGCAGACCGGCTCAACTGGCGAACATCCATCGTCGACCTGATGAAGCTGGTCGGCATCGATTCCAGCTATGAAAACCGCAAGGAACTGGCGACCGAACTGGGCGACAACGACTATTCGGGCAAGGCGGAAGAGAACATCGCTCTGCACCGCCGGGTCATGCAGGCGCTGGCCAACAACGGCGGCAAGGTTCCGGCCTCGATGCTGGACTGA
- the glpX gene encoding class II fructose-bisphosphatase gives MPAASDVLDRVLVLEMVRVTEAAAIAASNLIGRGDEKAADAAAVEAMRKAFDELYMDGTVVIGEGERDEAPMLYIGEKVGGAIGKGPKIDIALDPLEGTTITAKAGPNALAVLAAAEEGCLLNAPDVYMQKIAVGPGYPKGILDLSKSPTENVKAVAEAKGVQPSEIIVCVLDRPRHEELIAELRGIGCGVVLIGDGDVAGVIATTDPETTIDMYMGSGGAPEGVLACAALRCVGGQFQGKLLFRNDDERARARKWGITDLDKIYDLTELAKGDCIFAATGVTDGSLLDGVKKFKGGKMTTESVVMRASSGTVRWVRGEHHHG, from the coding sequence ATGCCAGCAGCCAGCGACGTCCTTGATCGCGTTCTCGTCCTCGAAATGGTCCGCGTGACCGAAGCGGCGGCGATTGCCGCATCGAACCTGATCGGGCGCGGCGACGAAAAGGCGGCGGATGCCGCAGCGGTCGAAGCGATGCGCAAGGCGTTTGACGAGTTGTACATGGACGGCACCGTCGTAATCGGCGAAGGCGAACGCGACGAAGCGCCGATGCTTTATATCGGCGAGAAGGTCGGCGGCGCGATCGGAAAGGGTCCGAAGATCGACATCGCGCTCGATCCGCTGGAAGGCACGACGATCACCGCAAAAGCCGGGCCGAATGCGCTGGCCGTGCTGGCCGCGGCCGAAGAGGGCTGCCTGCTGAACGCGCCCGACGTTTACATGCAGAAGATCGCAGTCGGCCCCGGATACCCCAAGGGCATTCTCGATCTGAGCAAATCGCCCACCGAAAACGTGAAGGCGGTGGCAGAGGCCAAGGGCGTGCAGCCCAGCGAGATCATCGTCTGCGTGCTCGACCGGCCCCGGCACGAGGAGCTGATCGCCGAATTGCGCGGCATCGGCTGCGGCGTGGTGCTGATCGGCGACGGCGACGTGGCCGGCGTGATCGCGACGACCGATCCCGAAACCACCATCGACATGTACATGGGTTCGGGCGGCGCGCCCGAAGGCGTGCTGGCCTGCGCCGCGCTGCGCTGTGTCGGCGGGCAGTTCCAGGGCAAGCTGCTGTTCCGCAACGATGATGAACGCGCGCGCGCGCGCAAGTGGGGTATCACCGACCTCGACAAGATCTACGACCTGACCGAATTGGCGAAGGGCGACTGCATCTTCGCCGCGACGGGCGTGACCGACGGATCGCTGCTGGACGGCGTGAAGAAGTTCAAGGGCGGCAAGATGACGACCGAGAGCGTGGTGATGCGCGCATCGTCGGGTACCGTCCGCTGGGTCCGGGGCGAACACCACCACGGTTGA